One genomic region from Hoeflea algicola encodes:
- a CDS encoding aldose epimerase family protein: MAVEAFGQMQNGETVHRVTLEGGGLTAKIMTWGATLQDLRFEGHAAPLTLGFPDFASYPAHSPYFGQTPGRHANRIAGGRFSLDGVAYQLECNERGINHLHGGSAGTGTRLWTLDSYGPDFAVFSIVDPDGQCGYPGTMKIEARYELRPGGCMAITYTSVTDRPTLANIAHHSYFNLDGSTDILDHDMMIAADHYLPVDATQIPTGEIASVEGTDFDFREMRPIRRENAAGQVEYDHNFCVADARGPVQTIALARSMRSGVAMELRSTEAGVQFYTGFKISPSVPGLSGSPYQPHAGFCLETQSWPDSPNQPGFAGAVLRPGEKCVQHTEHVFMRD; encoded by the coding sequence ATGGCGGTAGAAGCCTTTGGACAAATGCAGAATGGCGAAACCGTGCATCGAGTGACGCTTGAAGGCGGTGGTTTGACTGCGAAAATCATGACCTGGGGGGCGACACTGCAGGACCTCAGGTTTGAGGGTCATGCTGCGCCACTGACGCTGGGATTTCCGGATTTTGCCAGTTACCCGGCGCATTCGCCCTATTTCGGGCAGACGCCGGGGCGGCACGCCAACCGTATCGCCGGCGGGCGGTTTTCGCTTGATGGCGTCGCCTATCAGCTTGAGTGCAACGAGCGTGGCATCAATCATTTGCACGGCGGCAGCGCTGGCACCGGCACCCGATTGTGGACACTTGACAGCTATGGGCCGGATTTCGCGGTGTTCTCGATTGTCGATCCCGACGGCCAATGCGGCTATCCCGGCACCATGAAGATCGAGGCGCGGTATGAGCTCAGGCCCGGTGGCTGCATGGCGATCACCTATACCAGCGTGACCGACCGGCCGACGCTCGCCAACATCGCCCATCACAGCTATTTCAATCTTGATGGATCTACTGATATTCTCGACCACGACATGATGATTGCCGCCGATCATTACCTGCCGGTCGATGCCACCCAGATTCCAACCGGCGAGATCGCCTCGGTAGAGGGCACCGATTTCGATTTTCGGGAGATGCGGCCGATCCGCCGCGAGAATGCTGCCGGGCAGGTGGAATATGACCATAATTTCTGCGTGGCTGACGCGCGCGGCCCGGTGCAGACCATCGCGCTGGCGCGGTCGATGCGCTCGGGGGTGGCCATGGAGCTACGTTCGACGGAAGCCGGCGTTCAGTTTTATACCGGTTTCAAGATCAGCCCGTCGGTGCCCGGCCTTTCGGGCAGCCCCTATCAGCCGCATGCCGGTTTCTGCCTTGAAACACAAAGCTGGCCCGACAGCCCCAACCAACCGGGCTTTGCCGGCGCGGTGCTGCGGCCCGGAGAAAAATGCGTTCAGCACACCGAGCATGTGTTTATGCGCGATTGA
- a CDS encoding FAD binding domain-containing protein, whose translation MYATNYHRASSVEEAVKLVSGSDEAKYLSGGQTLLPTMKQRLAAPSDLVDLRHVSDMKGISVNGNSIRIGAGTTHAEVAGSSEIANACPALVHLAAHIGDPHVRHMGTIGGSIANNDPAADYPAGLLALNATIVTSKRSLTAGDFFTGMFDTALDEGELIVAVEITAPAKSGYSKFPNPASRYAMAGVFVAKAGDGSVRVAVTGAGSDGVFRHAGMEQALTSDFSAAALDGVEVDDSDLMSDMHASSVYRASLVKVMAKRAVAAAG comes from the coding sequence ATGTATGCAACCAATTATCACCGCGCCTCCTCGGTGGAGGAAGCCGTCAAACTGGTCTCGGGCTCGGACGAAGCCAAGTATCTGTCGGGCGGGCAAACTCTGCTTCCGACGATGAAGCAACGGCTGGCCGCGCCTTCGGACTTGGTCGACCTGCGTCATGTCAGCGACATGAAGGGCATTTCGGTCAACGGCAATTCCATCCGTATCGGTGCGGGGACGACCCATGCCGAAGTGGCGGGATCGTCAGAGATCGCGAACGCCTGTCCGGCGCTTGTGCATCTGGCAGCCCATATCGGCGACCCGCATGTGCGGCACATGGGCACGATCGGCGGGTCGATCGCCAACAACGATCCGGCGGCGGATTATCCGGCGGGTCTGCTGGCGCTCAATGCCACCATCGTCACCAGTAAGCGCTCACTGACGGCCGGTGATTTTTTCACCGGTATGTTCGACACGGCGCTTGACGAGGGCGAACTTATCGTTGCTGTGGAAATCACCGCACCTGCCAAGAGCGGTTATTCGAAGTTCCCCAATCCGGCGTCACGTTACGCCATGGCCGGCGTGTTCGTGGCCAAGGCGGGTGACGGGTCGGTGCGGGTGGCTGTCACCGGCGCAGGCTCGGATGGCGTATTCCGCCATGCGGGCATGGAACAGGCGCTGACGTCAGATTTCTCTGCTGCGGCGCTTGATGGTGTCGAGGTCGATGATTCTGATTTGATGTCAGACATGCATGCCTCGTCGGTGTATCGCGCCAGCCTGGTCAAGGTAATGGCCAAGCGGGCG
- a CDS encoding histidine phosphatase family protein, with amino-acid sequence MAVILALALTAIAPITKGSATEAAWARLNQGGYTILLGFARSPGGEPLRPDIGDCDKRKSLTDRGIQEARRIGMRFAARAVSVDAVYSGEFCRALQTAQLGFGKSRVETKAYLNSIVGGADPNDIPPELITAVEEFYGAGNQLMVTHPELIRAISGTMPRVGEAVIIAPAATPGGIPRVVNRLLLD; translated from the coding sequence TTGGCCGTTATTCTCGCCTTGGCGCTTACTGCCATTGCCCCCATCACCAAAGGCTCCGCCACCGAAGCTGCCTGGGCACGTCTCAACCAGGGCGGCTACACAATCCTGCTCGGTTTTGCGCGCTCGCCCGGGGGTGAACCGCTGCGTCCGGATATCGGCGATTGCGACAAGCGCAAAAGCCTGACCGATCGCGGCATCCAGGAAGCCCGCCGCATCGGCATGCGCTTTGCTGCCCGCGCGGTCTCCGTCGACGCGGTCTATTCCGGCGAATTCTGCCGCGCGCTGCAGACCGCGCAACTGGGTTTTGGCAAGTCGCGGGTAGAAACCAAAGCCTATCTCAATTCCATTGTCGGCGGCGCCGACCCCAATGACATTCCTCCTGAACTGATCACCGCGGTAGAAGAATTTTATGGCGCGGGCAACCAGCTGATGGTCACCCATCCGGAACTGATCCGGGCCATTTCAGGAACCATGCCGCGCGTCGGCGAAGCAGTGATCATCGCCCCGGCGGCCACGCCCGGCGGTATACCGCGCGTCGTCAACCGGTTGCTGCTCGACTAA
- a CDS encoding TRAP transporter substrate-binding protein yields the protein MKKRNFLKSAAAAALAVSALGLSSAGAMAQEVTLRMHQFLPPQANVPAGVLIPWAEKIGTESGGRIKVEVFSAMSLGGTPPQLMDQARDGVVDIVWTLPGYTPGRFPRAEVFELPFMMTNAEATSRAYWDLFKSDMEMQDFKGIKILATWVHGPGVIHAKGEGVRKLEDMQGKKLRGPTRVINGLLAELGAEPIGMPVPAIPEALSKGVIDGTVIPWEVTPALRIAELVNTHTEFSGDTALYTAAFVLAMNQAKYDSLPDDLKKVIDDNTGAEFSAFAGKTQAAFDAPSRKIAEATDNDIVILDEAEVARWHEVADKVVDNWYGEMEAKGIDGKALRAKAQELITKYTK from the coding sequence ATGAAAAAACGCAATTTCCTGAAGTCTGCCGCAGCCGCGGCATTGGCGGTTTCCGCTCTTGGCCTGTCATCCGCTGGCGCCATGGCGCAGGAAGTCACGCTGCGCATGCACCAGTTTCTGCCGCCGCAGGCCAATGTTCCAGCCGGGGTTCTGATCCCCTGGGCCGAGAAGATCGGCACTGAATCAGGAGGCCGCATCAAGGTCGAGGTGTTCTCCGCAATGTCGCTCGGCGGCACCCCGCCGCAGTTGATGGATCAGGCCCGTGATGGTGTGGTCGATATCGTCTGGACCCTTCCCGGCTACACACCCGGCCGCTTCCCGCGCGCCGAAGTGTTCGAGCTTCCCTTCATGATGACCAACGCGGAAGCCACCTCGCGCGCCTATTGGGATCTGTTCAAGTCCGACATGGAAATGCAGGATTTCAAGGGCATCAAGATCCTTGCCACCTGGGTCCATGGCCCCGGCGTGATTCACGCCAAGGGCGAAGGCGTACGCAAGCTCGAGGACATGCAGGGCAAGAAGTTGCGCGGCCCCACCCGTGTCATCAACGGGCTGCTCGCCGAGCTCGGCGCGGAGCCGATCGGCATGCCGGTTCCGGCCATCCCTGAAGCGCTCTCCAAGGGCGTGATCGACGGCACCGTGATCCCGTGGGAAGTGACCCCGGCGCTCAGAATCGCCGAACTGGTCAACACCCACACCGAATTCTCGGGTGATACCGCGCTTTACACCGCAGCCTTCGTTCTGGCGATGAACCAGGCCAAGTACGATAGCTTGCCCGATGATCTCAAGAAAGTCATCGACGACAATACCGGCGCCGAATTCTCTGCCTTTGCCGGCAAGACCCAGGCCGCCTTCGATGCGCCCAGCCGCAAGATCGCCGAAGCCACCGACAATGACATCGTCATTCTCGATGAAGCCGAAGTCGCCCGCTGGCACGAAGTCGCCGACAAGGTAGTCGACAACTGGTATGGCGAAATGGAAGCCAAGGGTATCGACGGCAAGGCGCTCCGCGCCAAGGCCCAGGAACTGATCACCAAATACACCAAATAG
- a CDS encoding flavin-dependent oxidoreductase: MTILVAGAGIAGLTFALTCHQIGVTARLFEQVSEIRPLGVGINLQPHAVRELVELGLTDELEAIGIRTREVAYFSKHGHLIWSEVRGLDAGYDWPQFSVHRGKLQLMLTRAVQQRLGPDALQTGWKAGGFSQDGDQVSLHLKNREGDTRTEHGHLLIAADGIHSAIRAQMNPDEGPPIWGGAVLWRATSHAKTFLTGASMAMAGHEWQKFVTYPISAPDPETGLAEINWVAELKKKPDALWNREDWNRPGKLADFLPSFETWRFDWLDVPALIRSAETIYEYPMVDRDPLDNWRQGRATLIGDAAHPMYPIGSNGASQAILDARVLGQCIVARGLSETALITYEEQRRPATSRIVAANRGNGPDQIMQVVEEKCQGMFDTITDVISARELEDHAARYKALAGFDRETLNSRPPLISPGDRAAAIAGRSDV; the protein is encoded by the coding sequence ATGACCATTCTTGTTGCCGGTGCGGGCATCGCCGGACTGACTTTCGCCCTGACCTGCCATCAGATTGGCGTCACCGCCAGACTGTTCGAACAGGTCAGTGAAATCCGCCCTCTGGGCGTCGGCATCAACCTTCAGCCCCACGCCGTTCGTGAACTGGTGGAACTCGGCCTCACCGACGAGCTTGAGGCAATCGGCATCCGCACCCGCGAAGTCGCCTATTTTTCCAAGCATGGTCATCTGATCTGGTCGGAAGTCCGCGGCCTCGACGCAGGCTACGACTGGCCGCAATTCTCGGTTCACCGCGGCAAATTGCAACTGATGCTCACACGCGCCGTGCAGCAACGACTCGGCCCCGACGCGCTTCAGACCGGCTGGAAGGCCGGTGGCTTCTCGCAGGATGGCGACCAGGTGTCGCTGCATCTGAAAAATCGCGAGGGCGACACGCGTACCGAGCACGGCCATTTGCTGATTGCCGCCGACGGCATTCACTCGGCGATCCGGGCGCAGATGAACCCCGACGAAGGTCCGCCAATCTGGGGCGGCGCGGTGCTGTGGCGCGCCACTAGCCACGCCAAAACCTTCCTGACCGGTGCCTCGATGGCGATGGCCGGCCATGAATGGCAGAAATTCGTGACCTACCCGATTTCCGCGCCAGATCCGGAAACCGGTCTCGCCGAGATCAACTGGGTGGCCGAGCTGAAGAAAAAACCGGACGCGTTGTGGAACCGGGAAGACTGGAACCGCCCCGGCAAGCTGGCCGACTTCCTGCCCTCCTTCGAAACCTGGCGTTTTGACTGGCTCGATGTTCCGGCGCTGATCAGGAGTGCCGAGACAATCTATGAATATCCGATGGTTGACCGCGATCCACTCGACAATTGGCGCCAGGGCCGTGCCACCCTGATCGGCGATGCCGCGCACCCAATGTATCCGATCGGCTCCAACGGTGCCTCCCAAGCTATTCTCGATGCCAGGGTGCTCGGCCAATGCATCGTCGCCCGGGGGCTGTCGGAAACCGCCCTCATCACCTATGAAGAACAGCGTCGTCCCGCAACCAGTCGTATCGTCGCCGCCAATCGCGGCAACGGACCGGACCAGATCATGCAGGTGGTCGAGGAGAAATGCCAAGGCATGTTTGACACCATTACCGATGTAATCAGCGCTCGCGAACTGGAAGATCACGCCGCCCGCTACAAGGCGCTGGCAGGGTTCGACCGCGAAACGCTGAATTCCCGTCCGCCGCTGATTTCTCCCGGCGACCGCGCTGCTGCCATTGCAGGCAGGTCCGATGTTTGA
- a CDS encoding TRAP transporter small permease produces the protein MFERIDRLIRWLAAVMAILGGIALIAVILSTVASVSGRALLFIGLGPIRGDFELVELGTGFAVFAFLPWTQINRQHASVEILTMHMGGVINRLIDLVGDGLMFAIAVLLAWKHWQGTLDKLAYGETTFVIQYPLWWAYASGLVGAFGFVLISFWCVILSIRAFVTGRDQVHGEIVH, from the coding sequence ATGTTTGAGCGGATTGACCGGCTGATCCGTTGGCTCGCTGCCGTGATGGCAATTCTCGGAGGCATCGCGCTGATCGCGGTCATCCTCTCCACCGTCGCTTCCGTCAGCGGCCGGGCGTTGCTCTTCATCGGCCTCGGCCCGATCCGTGGCGATTTCGAACTTGTAGAACTTGGCACCGGCTTCGCGGTGTTCGCCTTCCTGCCCTGGACCCAGATCAACCGCCAGCATGCCTCGGTGGAAATCCTGACCATGCACATGGGCGGCGTCATCAACCGGCTGATTGATCTCGTCGGCGACGGATTGATGTTTGCGATCGCCGTGCTGCTGGCATGGAAGCACTGGCAAGGCACCCTCGACAAGCTCGCCTATGGTGAAACCACTTTCGTCATCCAGTATCCGCTCTGGTGGGCCTATGCGTCCGGCCTTGTTGGCGCTTTCGGCTTCGTATTGATCAGTTTCTGGTGCGTGATCCTCAGTATCCGTGCATTTGTCACCGGGCGTGACCAGGTTCACGGGGAGATCGTGCATTGA
- a CDS encoding hydroxyacid dehydrogenase produces the protein MADIVITEFMDEAAVARLAHTHDTLYDSGLADDLAALHDHLAAARVLIVRNRTQVDETLLSMGPRLKVVGRLGVGLDNIDVVACKARSIKVIPATGANNLSVAEYVITAALMLLRGAWMGSSEVADGHWPRQSMMGRELAGKTMALVGFGEIAQEVAWRAHMMGMQIVAYDPYLAADHPGWQIARNVSLDAALELGDVVSLHTPLTEATRHMINATTLSSMKSDAVLINAARGGIVDETALAAALAARRLGGAALDVFEIEPLSAEAGARFKGLANTILTPHIAGVTGESNRRVSELIADKVLEVLGGRA, from the coding sequence ATGGCTGACATCGTTATCACCGAATTTATGGATGAGGCCGCGGTTGCCCGCCTCGCTCACACCCACGATACGCTCTATGATTCCGGTCTCGCCGATGACTTGGCGGCCCTGCATGACCATCTCGCCGCGGCACGGGTGCTGATCGTGCGTAACCGTACCCAGGTGGATGAGACTTTGCTGAGCATGGGGCCGAGGCTCAAGGTTGTCGGCAGGCTCGGCGTCGGACTCGATAATATTGACGTGGTGGCCTGCAAGGCGCGCTCGATCAAGGTGATTCCAGCCACCGGTGCCAACAATCTTTCCGTGGCTGAATATGTGATCACTGCGGCACTGATGCTGTTGCGCGGCGCCTGGATGGGTTCTTCCGAGGTGGCTGATGGGCACTGGCCGCGGCAATCGATGATGGGGCGCGAACTGGCCGGCAAGACCATGGCCTTGGTGGGCTTTGGCGAGATTGCTCAGGAAGTGGCTTGGCGGGCGCATATGATGGGCATGCAGATCGTTGCTTACGACCCCTATCTCGCCGCCGATCATCCGGGCTGGCAGATCGCCCGCAACGTATCGCTCGATGCGGCGCTGGAACTGGGCGATGTGGTGTCGCTGCATACGCCGCTGACGGAGGCGACGCGGCACATGATAAACGCGACGACGTTGTCGAGCATGAAGTCGGACGCGGTGCTGATCAACGCAGCCCGTGGCGGTATTGTCGACGAGACTGCACTGGCCGCGGCTTTGGCTGCCAGACGGCTAGGTGGGGCGGCGCTGGACGTGTTCGAGATCGAGCCGCTGAGTGCGGAGGCAGGCGCCAGGTTTAAAGGGCTCGCCAATACCATTCTCACGCCGCATATCGCCGGGGTGACCGGCGAATCCAACCGGCGCGTCAGCGAGCTGATTGCCGACAAGGTGCTGGAAGTGCTCGGTGGCCGAGCATGA
- a CDS encoding TRAP transporter large permease, with amino-acid sequence MTNIDIALLSFPVLLALIFLRIPIGLAMLITGIGGSYFINGSFLMIFAQLKNLTWGTFSGYSLSIIPLFLIMGQFATLGGMSQSLFKAAETWLGHRKGGVAMAAVGACAGFGAICGSSLATAATMGQVALPELRRYGYSGELATGALAAGGTLGILIPPSVILVIYAILTEQNIAKLFVAAFIPGVLAAIGYMIAIAIYVRLKPGSAGQRERASYPERFQSLLAVWPVLIVFIAVVGGIYGGIFTPTEAAAIGAFGTGVIALMNGGLTRSSLKLSILTTASATGMIFLIVFGAGVYNAFLALSQLPQTAAAYVGSQGFNPWLVMVCVLLLYLVFGCVMDSLSMILLTVPIFFPIMSALDFGLTPEEFALWFGIIVLIVVEVGLITPPVGMNLFVINAMAKDTPLSATYRGVFPFVLTDVIRVAILTMFPAITLVAVRLLY; translated from the coding sequence TTGACCAACATCGATATCGCGCTTCTGTCGTTTCCGGTCCTGCTTGCGTTGATCTTTCTGCGCATCCCGATCGGTCTCGCCATGCTGATCACCGGCATCGGCGGCAGCTATTTCATCAACGGCTCGTTCCTGATGATCTTCGCGCAATTGAAGAACCTCACATGGGGCACGTTTTCAGGCTACTCGCTGTCGATCATTCCGTTGTTCCTGATAATGGGTCAGTTCGCCACGCTCGGCGGAATGTCCCAGTCGCTGTTCAAAGCCGCAGAAACCTGGCTCGGGCACAGAAAGGGCGGAGTTGCCATGGCCGCGGTCGGCGCCTGCGCCGGCTTTGGCGCAATTTGCGGCTCCTCGCTGGCCACCGCCGCCACCATGGGACAGGTCGCCCTGCCCGAGCTTCGCCGCTATGGCTATTCCGGCGAGCTGGCAACCGGGGCGCTGGCTGCCGGCGGCACGCTGGGCATCCTGATCCCGCCTTCGGTGATCCTCGTCATCTACGCCATTCTCACCGAGCAGAACATCGCCAAGCTGTTCGTTGCCGCCTTCATCCCGGGCGTGCTGGCCGCGATCGGCTACATGATCGCCATTGCCATCTATGTCCGGCTCAAGCCGGGCTCGGCGGGACAGCGCGAGCGCGCAAGCTACCCCGAACGCTTTCAGAGCCTGCTTGCGGTCTGGCCGGTATTGATCGTCTTCATCGCCGTCGTCGGCGGCATCTATGGCGGTATCTTTACTCCCACCGAGGCCGCCGCCATCGGCGCCTTCGGCACCGGGGTGATCGCGCTGATGAATGGAGGACTGACCCGATCCTCACTGAAACTGTCGATCCTGACCACTGCCAGTGCCACCGGGATGATCTTCCTGATCGTCTTCGGCGCCGGCGTCTACAACGCCTTTCTGGCGCTCAGCCAGTTGCCTCAGACCGCAGCCGCCTATGTCGGCAGCCAGGGCTTCAATCCCTGGCTCGTGATGGTGTGCGTGCTGCTGCTCTATCTCGTTTTCGGCTGCGTGATGGATTCGCTGTCGATGATCCTGCTCACCGTGCCGATCTTCTTCCCGATCATGTCGGCGCTGGATTTCGGCCTGACGCCTGAGGAATTCGCCCTCTGGTTCGGCATTATCGTGCTGATCGTCGTCGAGGTAGGATTGATAACGCCACCTGTAGGCATGAACCTGTTCGTCATCAACGCGATGGCCAAGGACACACCGCTGTCAGCCACCTATCGCGGGGTGTTTCCGTTCGTGCTCACCGATGTCATCCGCGTGGCCATCCTGACCATGTTCCCGGCCATTACCCTGGTCGCGGTCCGGCTCTTGTACTGA
- a CDS encoding xanthine dehydrogenase family protein molybdopterin-binding subunit has translation MGIEGIGARVERKEDKRFITGKGRYTDDMVVQGMRHAHFVRSPHAHAKIKSIDTSEAEKMPGVIGILNGAQLTEDGIGNIICGWMIHSKDGSPMNMGAWRPLARDTVRYVGDAVAIVVADTKAQARDAAEAVVVDYETLPVVVSAVDALKDGAPQLHPEAKGNLIFDWEIGDSAATDAAIASAAHVTEMRIVNNRLVPNPMEPRAALGVYDEGEDHYTLWTTSQNPHVARLVLSAFYNVAPENKLRVIAPDVGGGFGSKIYIYPEEIVCLWASKRTGVPVKWNCDRTEAFLTDAHGRDHVSTIKMAFDADNKVTGFKVDTIANLGAYMSLFSSSVPTYLYATLLSGQYAIPAIHANVRTVYTNTVPVDAYRGAGRPEACFLVERVMETAARELGVTPAELRRKNFVREFPYQTPVIMNYDAGDFDASLDAAMKAVDYDGFAARRAEAEGRGKKRGIGMSCYIEACGIAPSAAVGSLGAGVGLWESAEVRVNAVGTVEVLTGSHSHGQGHETTFSQLVAERFGVGIDSVSVVHGDTDKVQMGMGTYGSRSGAVGMSAVVKALDKVEAKAKKIAAHLMEADESDIVIENGELKVAGTDKSVPWFQMALAAYTAHNLPGGMEPGLKEGAFYDPANFTFPAGCYICEVEVDPETGKTEIVQFVAADDFGNIINPMIVEGQVHGGVAQGIGQALLEAAHYDPETGQLLTASYMDYTMPRADDLPFYKVSTTATPSPSNPLGLKGCGEAGAIGSPPAVINAITDAIGNNDLAMPATPERVWAALRSAQ, from the coding sequence ATGGGAATTGAAGGCATTGGCGCCCGCGTGGAGCGCAAGGAAGACAAAAGATTTATTACAGGCAAGGGTCGCTATACCGACGATATGGTGGTGCAGGGTATGCGGCATGCTCATTTCGTGCGGTCGCCGCACGCGCATGCCAAGATCAAGAGCATCGACACCTCGGAAGCTGAAAAAATGCCAGGTGTCATCGGCATCCTCAACGGCGCCCAGCTTACAGAGGACGGCATTGGCAACATTATTTGCGGCTGGATGATCCACTCCAAGGACGGCTCGCCGATGAACATGGGGGCCTGGCGACCACTGGCGCGGGATACGGTGCGCTATGTCGGCGACGCGGTTGCCATCGTGGTGGCCGATACCAAGGCGCAGGCGCGCGACGCTGCGGAAGCCGTGGTCGTTGATTACGAGACGTTGCCAGTGGTGGTTTCTGCTGTTGACGCCTTGAAAGATGGCGCACCGCAGCTTCACCCCGAAGCCAAGGGTAACCTAATTTTCGATTGGGAGATCGGCGACAGCGCCGCCACCGATGCGGCGATTGCCTCGGCCGCCCATGTCACCGAGATGAGGATCGTCAACAACCGTCTGGTGCCCAACCCGATGGAGCCGCGCGCGGCACTTGGCGTCTATGACGAGGGCGAGGATCACTACACGCTGTGGACCACTTCGCAGAACCCGCATGTGGCGCGGCTGGTGCTCAGCGCGTTCTACAATGTGGCGCCTGAAAACAAGCTTCGGGTGATCGCGCCCGATGTTGGCGGTGGCTTCGGCTCGAAGATCTATATCTATCCCGAGGAGATCGTCTGCCTGTGGGCCTCCAAGCGCACCGGTGTTCCGGTCAAGTGGAATTGCGACCGGACGGAAGCCTTTTTAACCGACGCCCATGGCCGCGACCATGTCTCGACCATCAAGATGGCGTTTGACGCCGACAACAAGGTGACCGGGTTCAAGGTCGATACGATTGCCAATCTGGGCGCCTATATGTCGTTGTTTTCGAGCTCGGTTCCGACCTATCTCTACGCGACGTTGTTGTCGGGCCAGTATGCGATCCCGGCGATCCACGCCAATGTGCGCACAGTCTACACCAACACCGTGCCGGTCGACGCCTATCGCGGCGCCGGGCGACCCGAGGCCTGTTTCCTGGTCGAGCGGGTGATGGAAACCGCAGCTCGAGAGTTGGGTGTTACGCCCGCTGAGTTGCGGCGCAAGAACTTTGTCCGCGAGTTTCCATACCAGACCCCGGTGATCATGAATTATGACGCCGGCGACTTCGATGCCTCGCTCGACGCGGCGATGAAGGCGGTTGACTATGACGGCTTCGCCGCGCGCAGGGCGGAAGCCGAGGGGCGCGGCAAGAAACGCGGCATCGGCATGAGCTGCTATATCGAAGCCTGCGGCATCGCGCCGTCGGCTGCGGTGGGGTCGCTCGGGGCCGGCGTCGGCCTTTGGGAATCTGCTGAAGTGCGGGTCAATGCAGTGGGCACGGTTGAAGTTCTGACCGGTTCGCACAGCCACGGGCAAGGCCACGAGACGACGTTCTCGCAACTGGTCGCCGAGCGCTTCGGCGTCGGCATCGACAGTGTTTCGGTGGTTCACGGCGATACCGACAAGGTACAGATGGGCATGGGCACCTACGGCTCGCGTTCGGGTGCTGTCGGCATGTCGGCGGTGGTCAAGGCGCTTGACAAGGTCGAGGCCAAGGCCAAGAAAATCGCCGCTCATCTGATGGAAGCGGACGAAAGCGACATCGTCATCGAGAACGGTGAACTCAAGGTCGCCGGCACCGACAAGAGCGTGCCGTGGTTCCAGATGGCGCTGGCGGCCTATACCGCGCACAATCTGCCGGGCGGAATGGAGCCGGGTCTGAAGGAGGGCGCGTTCTATGACCCGGCCAACTTCACCTTCCCGGCCGGCTGCTACATCTGCGAAGTCGAAGTCGATCCGGAGACGGGCAAGACTGAGATTGTGCAGTTCGTGGCGGCTGATGATTTCGGCAATATCATCAACCCGATGATCGTCGAAGGCCAGGTGCATGGCGGGGTCGCGCAAGGCATTGGCCAGGCGCTGCTGGAAGCCGCGCATTACGATCCCGAGACCGGTCAATTGCTGACGGCGAGCTACATGGATTACACCATGCCCCGCGCAGACGACCTGCCATTTTACAAGGTCTCGACCACGGCAACGCCAAGCCCGTCCAATCCGCTTGGTCTCAAGGGCTGTGGAGAAGCCGGAGCGATCGGTTCGCCACCGGCAGTCATCAACGCCATCACCGATGCAATCGGCAACAATGACCTGGCAATGCCTGCGACCCCCGAACGGGTCTGGGCGGCGCTGCGGTCGGCACAGTAG
- a CDS encoding (2Fe-2S)-binding protein has product MANVSMTVNGRSVSGHCEDRTLLVQFIRENLGLTGTHVGCDTSQCGACVVHVDGKAVKSCTMLAAQANGSEVVTIEGLASGGELHPVQVAFRENHGLQCGFCTPGMIMSTVDMIKRHGGQLDEKTVRAELEGNICRCTGYHNIVKAVLDAASKMGDSAKVAAE; this is encoded by the coding sequence ATGGCGAATGTATCGATGACCGTGAACGGAAGATCCGTTTCCGGCCACTGCGAAGACCGGACATTGTTGGTCCAGTTTATCCGCGAGAATCTCGGCCTGACGGGAACCCATGTCGGATGCGACACATCCCAGTGCGGTGCTTGCGTTGTCCATGTCGATGGCAAGGCAGTGAAGTCCTGCACCATGCTTGCGGCGCAAGCCAATGGCTCGGAAGTGGTTACCATAGAAGGCCTGGCCTCGGGCGGGGAGTTGCACCCGGTGCAGGTGGCATTTCGCGAAAATCACGGACTTCAGTGCGGCTTCTGCACACCGGGAATGATCATGTCCACGGTTGATATGATCAAGCGGCATGGAGGCCAGCTCGACGAGAAGACAGTTCGCGCCGAGCTTGAAGGCAATATCTGCCGCTGCACCGGTTATCACAACATCGTCAAAGCCGTTCTCGATGCCGCCTCGAAAATGGGTGACAGCGCGAAAGTGGCCGCCGAGTAG